One window from the genome of Streptomyces sp. WZ-12 encodes:
- a CDS encoding aliphatic sulfonate ABC transporter substrate-binding protein, with protein sequence MSAVRHRLLAVATAVPLLTVALGACGYGSEAKKDTAAAVAPKGPKIDGLDSVKIGFFGNTTHATPLIGLQTGQFQKELGGTALQSSVFNAGPAEIEALNSGAIDIGWIGPSPAINGYVKSHGKSLKIIAGSASGGVSLIVNPKKISGLDDLKGKTIATPQLGNTQDVALLNYLAQKGYKVDATSGKGDVTVQRIDNKVTPTAFQQGSIDGAWVPEPTASKLVAAGGKTLLDEKRLWKDGKFVITNVIVSQRFLKEHPKAVEAVLRASVKTNAWIRSHPAEAVKALNDKLADPSIAGKALPTDIIDPAFQNVDVTDDPLAATLQEEADHAVQAGLLKKPDLKGIYDLTLLNKVLKSEGKRPADDAGLGGN encoded by the coding sequence GTGTCTGCCGTTCGTCACCGCCTCCTGGCGGTCGCCACCGCCGTCCCGTTGCTGACCGTCGCGTTGGGGGCCTGCGGCTACGGCTCCGAGGCCAAGAAGGACACCGCGGCCGCCGTCGCCCCGAAGGGACCGAAGATCGACGGCCTCGACTCGGTCAAGATCGGGTTCTTCGGCAACACCACCCACGCCACCCCGCTGATCGGGCTCCAGACGGGCCAGTTCCAGAAGGAACTGGGCGGCACGGCGCTGCAGTCCTCGGTCTTCAACGCCGGACCGGCGGAGATCGAGGCACTCAACTCCGGTGCCATCGACATCGGTTGGATCGGCCCCTCCCCCGCGATCAACGGCTATGTGAAGTCGCACGGCAAGAGCCTGAAGATCATCGCGGGTTCGGCCTCCGGCGGGGTCTCGCTGATCGTCAACCCCAAGAAGATCAGCGGTCTGGACGACCTCAAGGGCAAGACCATCGCCACCCCGCAGTTGGGCAACACCCAGGACGTCGCCCTGCTCAACTACCTGGCCCAGAAGGGCTACAAGGTGGACGCCACCAGCGGCAAGGGCGATGTCACCGTCCAGCGCATCGACAACAAGGTGACCCCCACCGCCTTCCAGCAGGGCAGCATCGACGGCGCCTGGGTCCCCGAGCCCACCGCGTCCAAGCTGGTCGCCGCCGGCGGTAAGACGCTGCTGGACGAGAAGCGGCTGTGGAAGGACGGCAAGTTCGTCATCACCAACGTGATCGTCTCGCAGCGGTTCCTCAAGGAGCACCCGAAGGCGGTGGAGGCCGTGCTGCGCGCCTCGGTGAAGACCAACGCCTGGATCCGCTCGCACCCCGCCGAGGCGGTCAAGGCGCTCAACGACAAGCTGGCCGACCCGTCGATCGCAGGTAAGGCACTGCCGACTGACATCATCGACCCGGCGTTCCAGAACGTCGACGTCACCGACGACCCGCTGGCCGCCACCCTCCAGGAAGAGGCGGACCACGCCGTCCAGGCGGGGCTCCTCAAGAAGCCCGACCTCAAGGGCATCTACGACCTCACCCTGCTGAACAAGGTGCTCAAGTCCGAGGGCAAGCGGCCGGCCGACGACGCCGGCCTCGGCGGCAACTGA
- a CDS encoding ABC transporter ATP-binding protein, producing MTTSTLTKPAPADAGTTGPYAARIHHVSKSFGRPGAQQQVLDDISIDVAPGEFVCLLGASGCGKSTLLSLVAGLDKPTAGSIEAPGGRPALMFQEHALFPWLTAGRNIELALRLRGVPRAERRDEAERLLELVRLKGAYGKRVHELSGGMRQRVAMARALAQESQLLLMDEPFAALDAITRDVLHDELTRIWQTQNNSGSAASSLSVLFVTHNVREAVRLGERVVLLSSRPGRISREWRVDIPQPRRIEDSAVADLSVEITEQLRGEIRRHGQH from the coding sequence ATGACGACCAGCACGCTCACCAAGCCCGCCCCGGCGGACGCCGGCACCACCGGCCCGTACGCCGCTCGCATCCACCACGTCTCGAAATCGTTCGGCCGCCCCGGGGCGCAACAGCAGGTGCTGGACGACATCAGCATCGACGTCGCCCCCGGCGAATTCGTCTGCCTCCTGGGGGCCTCGGGGTGCGGCAAGTCCACCCTGCTCAGCCTCGTGGCAGGTCTGGACAAGCCGACGGCCGGCAGCATCGAAGCGCCCGGCGGCCGGCCGGCGCTGATGTTCCAGGAGCACGCGCTGTTCCCGTGGCTGACCGCGGGCCGCAACATCGAACTGGCGCTGCGGCTGCGCGGGGTGCCGCGCGCGGAGCGCCGCGACGAGGCCGAGCGGCTGCTGGAACTCGTCCGGCTCAAGGGCGCGTACGGCAAGCGGGTGCACGAGCTGTCCGGCGGCATGCGGCAGCGGGTGGCGATGGCCCGGGCGCTCGCCCAGGAAAGCCAACTGCTGCTGATGGACGAGCCGTTCGCCGCGCTCGACGCCATCACCCGCGATGTGCTGCACGACGAACTGACCCGGATCTGGCAGACCCAGAACAACAGCGGCTCCGCCGCGAGCAGCCTCTCGGTGCTCTTCGTCACCCACAACGTCCGCGAGGCGGTGCGGCTCGGCGAGCGGGTCGTGCTGCTCTCCTCCCGCCCCGGCCGGATCTCCCGGGAGTGGCGGGTGGACATCCCGCAGCCGCGCCGCATCGAGGACTCCGCGGTCGCCGACCTGTCCGTCGAGATCACCGAACAGCTCCGTGGGGAGATCCGCCGCCATGGCCAGCACTGA
- a CDS encoding ABC transporter permease — translation MASTETSTTSSAEQPTEDPTGPADAPATEPTPDSATTPDATPATGTAPGTAPGSSANSSAPTAELAAGAASGPKGGSIATATAGPATATPAGTESPRPGAGDLAGLEAGLDALDSTVVSRQPWLRSALSKAFPPLVAIVIVLGVWQLAYHFQLKPHYLLPSPLDVYRSLQQKWLEGTLLSFVWTSVSRGALGFLASVVIGSLLGLIVARIKPVRAAIGPILSGLQSLPSVAWVPAAIIWFGLSDATIYAVVLLGAVPSIANGLVSGVDQISPLFLRAGRTIGATGLAGVRHVLLPAALPGYLAGLKQGWAFSWRSLMAAELIVNAPDLGTGLGQLLEQGRELQDMSWVLAAILLILIVGIGIELLIFAPIERRVLRSRGLLVKN, via the coding sequence ATGGCCAGCACTGAGACCAGCACCACCTCCTCCGCGGAACAGCCCACCGAGGACCCCACAGGGCCAGCCGACGCCCCGGCCACGGAACCGACGCCGGACTCGGCCACCACCCCGGACGCGACCCCGGCCACCGGCACGGCTCCCGGGACGGCTCCCGGCTCCTCGGCCAACTCCTCCGCTCCCACGGCCGAGTTGGCGGCCGGCGCCGCGAGCGGGCCCAAGGGTGGCTCCATAGCCACCGCCACGGCCGGCCCCGCAACCGCCACGCCCGCCGGTACCGAGTCGCCCCGCCCCGGCGCCGGCGATCTCGCCGGTCTGGAGGCCGGGCTCGACGCCCTGGACTCCACCGTGGTCTCCAGGCAGCCCTGGCTGCGCTCCGCGCTGTCAAAGGCGTTCCCTCCCCTCGTCGCGATCGTGATCGTGCTGGGCGTGTGGCAGCTCGCCTACCACTTCCAGCTCAAGCCGCACTACCTACTGCCGAGCCCGCTCGACGTCTACCGCTCGCTCCAGCAGAAGTGGCTCGAAGGCACCCTGCTGAGCTTCGTGTGGACCAGCGTCTCCCGCGGCGCTCTGGGCTTCCTCGCGTCGGTCGTGATCGGCTCCCTGCTCGGGCTGATCGTGGCCCGCATCAAGCCCGTACGAGCCGCGATCGGGCCGATCCTGAGCGGGCTGCAGTCCCTCCCTTCGGTGGCGTGGGTCCCGGCGGCGATCATCTGGTTCGGGCTGAGCGACGCCACCATCTACGCGGTGGTACTGCTCGGCGCCGTCCCGTCGATCGCCAACGGGCTGGTGTCCGGTGTCGACCAGATCTCCCCTCTCTTCCTCCGTGCCGGTCGCACCATCGGCGCGACCGGCCTGGCCGGCGTCCGCCATGTGCTGCTCCCCGCCGCGCTGCCCGGCTATCTCGCCGGCCTCAAACAGGGCTGGGCGTTCTCCTGGCGATCCCTGATGGCGGCCGAACTCATCGTCAACGCCCCCGACCTCGGCACCGGCCTGGGTCAACTCCTGGAACAGGGCCGGGAGTTGCAGGACATGTCCTGGGTCCTGGCCGCGATCCTGCTGATCCTGATCGTCGGCATCGGCATCGAGTTGCTGATCTTCGCCCCGATCGAACGCCGGGTGCTGCGCAGCCGCGGCCTCCTCGTCAAGAACTGA
- a CDS encoding sirohydrochlorin chelatase: MSTRPTLLVIAHGSRDPRHAATVSALCARARKLRPELRVEVGYLDFNAPRVPQVLERLSAEAQGWRAAPSFKGGGGRREGVRNVVALPLLLTRAFHAKSDIPAVLREAAARLPLLSIHQAEVLGPSLLLTGALERRLAEAGLRPGDRRSTGVVLASAGSSDPEAIAVIAEIAREWRRTAEWCAVRPAFASASLPRTADAVRELRAEGCKRVAVAPYVIAPGFLPDRIAAGAREARADILAPVLGDAPELARLLLRRYDQAVRARARAELTSVSALTA; this comes from the coding sequence ATGAGCACACGCCCCACTCTCCTCGTCATCGCCCACGGCAGCCGCGACCCCCGGCACGCCGCGACCGTCTCCGCGCTCTGCGCGCGGGCCCGGAAGCTGCGGCCCGAGCTGCGCGTGGAGGTCGGCTACCTCGACTTCAACGCGCCCCGGGTGCCCCAGGTGTTGGAGCGCCTCTCGGCCGAGGCCCAAGGGTGGCGCGCAGCGCCTTCGTTCAAGGGTGGCGGTGGGCGACGGGAGGGAGTGCGGAACGTGGTGGCGCTGCCGCTCCTCCTCACCCGCGCCTTTCACGCGAAGTCCGATATCCCTGCGGTGCTCCGCGAGGCCGCCGCGCGGCTACCGCTGCTGTCCATCCATCAGGCCGAGGTGCTCGGCCCCTCGCTCCTCCTCACTGGCGCCCTGGAACGCCGGTTGGCGGAGGCCGGGTTGCGACCCGGTGATCGTCGCTCGACCGGGGTCGTCCTGGCCTCGGCGGGCTCCTCAGACCCGGAGGCGATCGCAGTGATCGCTGAAATCGCGCGGGAGTGGCGGCGCACCGCTGAGTGGTGTGCCGTGCGACCTGCGTTCGCCTCCGCATCCCTTCCCCGCACGGCCGACGCCGTGCGGGAACTGCGGGCCGAGGGCTGCAAGCGGGTGGCCGTCGCCCCGTACGTGATCGCGCCGGGCTTCCTGCCGGACCGGATCGCCGCCGGCGCCCGCGAGGCCCGCGCCGACATCCTCGCCCCGGTGCTCGGCGACGCCCCCGAGCTGGCCCGCCTGCTGCTGCGCCGCTACGACCAGGCCGTACGGGCCCGCGCCCGCGCCGAGCTGACGTCCGTGAGCGCCCTGACGGCCTGA
- a CDS encoding glycosyltransferase family 2 protein, with the protein MHTITVIVPAHNEEEGLPATLESLARQTVPPDRILVVDDASTDRTGEVAAAHGATVLRPPRNLGSKARAQNHALPRCTTDLVLAVDADTVLAPDYIERILPVFDDPGVAVAAGMVRTRHTRTVWERGRSTEYLFGFHFHRPIQALANSPMVCSGCCSVFRRDALVAFGGFPERTIVEDMDYTWSQQIAGRRAVYVADAVALAADPENLTYFRKQVKRWMAGFCQNVRLHAGPLVVRKPLLALWVLLALFEIVTAPLWWATPFVAAMTTGVSPPAAAAWWAGADLALTVAPLVYAARRRKLPLAGVLVNIPCAYVTKAVNVVYAWKAMVVELLLVPLHLARGLTVYEKGRADTPAGRRGTDRGVVPVGT; encoded by the coding sequence ATGCACACCATCACCGTCATCGTCCCGGCCCACAACGAAGAAGAGGGCCTGCCGGCCACGTTGGAATCCCTGGCCCGGCAAACCGTCCCGCCGGACCGGATCCTGGTCGTCGACGACGCCTCCACCGACCGCACCGGCGAGGTAGCCGCCGCGCACGGCGCCACGGTGTTGCGCCCACCGCGCAACCTCGGCAGCAAGGCCAGGGCGCAGAACCACGCGCTCCCGCGGTGCACCACCGATCTCGTGCTGGCCGTCGACGCGGACACCGTCCTCGCGCCCGACTACATCGAGCGCATCCTCCCGGTCTTCGACGACCCCGGGGTCGCGGTCGCCGCGGGCATGGTCCGCACCCGGCACACCCGCACGGTCTGGGAGCGCGGCCGCTCCACGGAGTACCTCTTCGGTTTTCACTTCCATCGGCCGATCCAGGCGCTCGCCAACAGCCCCATGGTGTGCTCGGGTTGCTGCTCGGTCTTCCGGCGGGACGCACTGGTGGCGTTCGGCGGATTCCCCGAGCGGACCATCGTCGAGGACATGGACTACACGTGGTCCCAGCAGATCGCCGGCCGCCGCGCGGTCTATGTCGCCGACGCGGTCGCCCTCGCCGCCGATCCGGAGAACCTCACCTACTTCCGCAAACAGGTCAAGCGCTGGATGGCCGGCTTCTGCCAGAACGTCCGGCTGCACGCCGGGCCGCTGGTCGTCCGCAAACCCCTGCTGGCGCTCTGGGTATTGCTCGCCCTCTTCGAGATCGTCACCGCACCCCTGTGGTGGGCCACGCCCTTCGTGGCCGCGATGACCACCGGGGTCTCACCACCGGCCGCGGCCGCTTGGTGGGCCGGCGCCGACCTCGCGTTGACGGTGGCACCTCTGGTCTACGCCGCCCGCCGCCGAAAACTCCCGCTGGCGGGCGTGCTGGTCAACATCCCCTGCGCCTATGTCACCAAGGCCGTCAACGTCGTCTACGCCTGGAAGGCCATGGTCGTGGAACTCCTGTTGGTGCCCCTGCACTTGGCGCGTGGCCTCACGGTCTACGAGAAGGGGCGCGCGGACACACCAGCGGGGCGGCGGGGGACGGATCGGGGCGTGGTTCCCGTGGGGACGTAG
- a CDS encoding S8 family peptidase, with the protein MAHKRSSKKRLITAISAAVAATGIAAVTAVTAGASPAAEGRIYGADAKGAVKGSYIVLLKKSAAMHAAESGDLAAKYGGKVKRTFTSAIDGFSTSGLSADDAKRLAADPAVDKVVQNHTFHIDGTQENPPSWGLDRIDQTDTKGDGKYNYPDSAGEGVTAYVIDTGIHISHKDFGGRASYGFNAIDNSNKAEDDNGHGTHVSGTIGGTAHGVAKKVKLVAVKVLDGQGSGSTEQVVAGIDWVTKNHKGPSVANMSLGGGADEALDAAVKKAIDSGVTFGVAAGNESTDAGQSSPARVKEAITVASSTKDDQQSDFSNYGSVVDLYAPGSDITSDWNSSDDATKTISGTSMATPHVVGAAAIYLADHKDAKPADVEKALTDGATPDKISNPGQGTPNKLLKIVK; encoded by the coding sequence ATGGCTCATAAGCGTTCCAGCAAGAAGCGGCTCATCACGGCGATATCCGCCGCGGTGGCCGCCACTGGTATCGCCGCCGTCACCGCGGTCACCGCGGGCGCGTCGCCCGCCGCCGAGGGCAGGATCTACGGCGCCGACGCCAAGGGCGCCGTCAAGGGCAGCTACATCGTGCTGCTGAAGAAGTCCGCCGCGATGCACGCCGCGGAGAGCGGCGACCTGGCCGCCAAGTACGGCGGCAAGGTCAAGCGGACCTTCACCTCCGCCATCGACGGCTTCTCGACCTCCGGTCTGTCCGCCGACGACGCCAAGCGCCTCGCCGCCGACCCGGCCGTCGACAAGGTCGTCCAGAACCACACGTTCCACATCGACGGCACCCAGGAGAACCCGCCGTCGTGGGGCCTGGACCGGATCGACCAGACCGACACCAAGGGTGACGGCAAGTACAACTACCCGGACAGCGCGGGCGAGGGCGTCACCGCCTACGTCATCGACACCGGCATCCACATCAGCCACAAGGACTTCGGTGGCCGCGCGTCGTACGGCTTCAACGCCATCGACAACAGCAACAAGGCCGAGGACGACAACGGCCACGGCACCCACGTCTCCGGCACCATCGGCGGCACCGCCCACGGGGTCGCCAAGAAGGTCAAGCTGGTCGCCGTCAAGGTGCTCGACGGGCAGGGCTCCGGCTCCACCGAGCAGGTCGTCGCCGGCATCGACTGGGTCACCAAGAACCACAAGGGCCCCTCGGTCGCCAACATGTCGCTCGGCGGCGGCGCCGACGAGGCGCTCGACGCGGCCGTGAAGAAGGCCATCGACTCCGGTGTCACCTTCGGCGTCGCGGCCGGCAACGAGTCCACCGACGCCGGTCAGAGCTCCCCGGCGCGCGTCAAGGAGGCCATCACCGTGGCCTCCAGCACCAAGGACGACCAGCAGTCCGACTTCTCCAACTACGGCAGCGTCGTGGACCTCTACGCTCCCGGCTCCGACATCACCTCGGACTGGAACAGCAGCGACGACGCCACCAAGACCATCTCCGGTACGTCGATGGCCACCCCGCACGTCGTGGGTGCGGCCGCGATCTACCTCGCCGACCACAAGGACGCCAAGCCGGCCGACGTGGAGAAGGCGCTTACCGACGGCGCCACGCCCGACAAGATCAGCAACCCGGGCCAGGGCACGCCCAACAAGCTGCTGAAGATCGTGAAGTAG
- a CDS encoding macrolide family glycosyltransferase, with the protein MPQHPLHIAMFSIPAHGHVQPNLDVIRELVDRGHRVTYAVPAAFADLVATTGAEPRPWTSVLPTDDNPEAWGTELLDHLEPFLDDAVQALPQLAAAYEGDAPDLVLHDSASFPAPLLARRWGVPAIQLTPHLVGWDGYEEEFGKAMREEIAGTERGRAYYARFRAWLDEHGMTDIADPGLLAGRPARALVLIPRAMQPHADRVDGSIFTFVGPCQGDRAAQGDWRRPAGLAPDAKVLLVSLGSVFTDAPDVYRATVEAFGGRPEWHVVLQIGKFTDPAVLGEVPDNVEVHTWVPQLAILRQADAFVTHAGMGGSQEGLANAVPMVCVPQAADQFMNAETLQSLGVARQLTKGEVTAEALAEAVGSLVDDPDVAGALRRIRAEIAEEGGSRRAADLIEAQLPAR; encoded by the coding sequence ATGCCTCAGCACCCTTTGCACATCGCCATGTTCAGCATCCCGGCGCACGGTCACGTCCAGCCGAACCTCGACGTCATCCGCGAACTGGTCGACCGTGGGCACCGCGTCACCTACGCCGTCCCGGCCGCCTTCGCGGACCTCGTCGCCACCACCGGGGCGGAGCCCCGGCCGTGGACCTCCGTCCTACCCACCGACGACAACCCGGAAGCCTGGGGCACCGAACTCCTCGACCACCTCGAACCGTTCCTCGACGACGCCGTCCAGGCGCTGCCGCAACTCGCCGCCGCCTACGAGGGCGACGCCCCGGACCTCGTCCTCCATGACAGCGCCTCGTTTCCGGCCCCGTTGCTCGCCCGCCGGTGGGGCGTCCCGGCGATCCAGTTGACCCCGCACCTCGTCGGCTGGGACGGCTACGAGGAGGAGTTCGGCAAGGCGATGCGGGAGGAGATCGCGGGCACCGAGCGCGGTCGCGCCTACTACGCCCGCTTCCGGGCCTGGTTGGACGAGCACGGTATGACGGACATCGCCGATCCGGGCCTGTTGGCCGGCCGGCCAGCCCGCGCCCTCGTCCTGATCCCGCGGGCCATGCAGCCGCACGCCGACCGGGTCGACGGGTCGATCTTCACCTTCGTCGGCCCCTGCCAGGGCGACCGCGCCGCGCAGGGTGACTGGCGGCGGCCGGCCGGTCTCGCGCCGGACGCCAAGGTGCTCCTGGTGTCCCTGGGGTCGGTGTTCACCGACGCGCCGGACGTCTACCGCGCCACCGTCGAGGCGTTCGGCGGGCGGCCGGAGTGGCATGTGGTGCTGCAGATCGGGAAGTTCACCGACCCGGCGGTGCTGGGCGAGGTGCCGGACAACGTCGAGGTGCACACCTGGGTCCCACAGTTGGCGATCCTCCGACAGGCGGACGCGTTCGTCACCCACGCCGGGATGGGCGGCAGTCAGGAGGGGCTGGCGAACGCGGTGCCCATGGTGTGCGTCCCGCAGGCCGCCGACCAGTTCATGAACGCCGAGACGCTGCAATCCCTGGGGGTGGCACGGCAGTTGACCAAGGGAGAGGTGACGGCCGAGGCGCTGGCGGAGGCGGTGGGCTCGCTGGTCGACGACCCCGACGTGGCCGGGGCGCTCCGCCGGATCCGTGCGGAGATCGCCGAGGAGGGCGGCAGTCGGCGGGCCGCGGACCTCATCGAGGCGCAACTTCCGGCGCGGTAA
- a CDS encoding aminoglycoside phosphotransferase family protein yields MTETSPAFTEARARDVLAAAGHAGAAADARLLALGENAVFALGEREPVVRVGRSPELLPRAERELAVAQWLAAEGVPAVRAAEPAARLVDGHPVTYWQRLPEAVRPAGPQDLAALLKLVHALPEPPFALPRRELLGGVERWLRLAGDAVSPSDAEYLRGRRDAFALAATALEPHLPRGPIHGDALPRNVHVGPEGPVLVDLETFSSDLREHDLVVLALSRDRYGLGADAYDAFVSVYGWDVRDWEGCAVLRGSRETASCAWVSQHAPGNPAALKEFRRRIASLREKDTAVRWYPF; encoded by the coding sequence ATGACCGAAACCAGCCCCGCCTTCACTGAGGCGCGCGCCCGTGACGTGCTGGCCGCGGCCGGGCACGCCGGCGCGGCGGCGGACGCCCGGCTCCTCGCGCTCGGCGAGAACGCCGTCTTCGCCCTGGGCGAGCGCGAACCGGTCGTACGGGTGGGCCGCAGCCCCGAGCTGCTGCCGCGCGCCGAGCGCGAACTGGCCGTCGCCCAGTGGCTGGCGGCCGAGGGCGTGCCGGCGGTGCGGGCCGCGGAGCCGGCCGCCCGGCTCGTCGACGGGCACCCCGTGACCTACTGGCAGCGGCTCCCGGAGGCCGTCCGACCGGCCGGGCCGCAGGACCTCGCCGCGCTGCTGAAGCTGGTCCACGCGCTGCCCGAGCCGCCGTTCGCACTCCCCCGGCGCGAGCTGCTGGGCGGCGTGGAGCGCTGGCTGCGGCTGGCCGGCGATGCGGTGTCGCCGTCGGACGCGGAGTATCTGCGCGGGCGCCGGGACGCGTTCGCACTGGCCGCCACGGCGCTGGAGCCGCATCTGCCGCGCGGGCCGATCCACGGCGACGCGCTGCCCCGCAACGTCCATGTCGGGCCCGAGGGGCCGGTGTTGGTCGACCTGGAGACCTTCTCCTCGGACCTGCGCGAGCACGACCTGGTCGTGCTCGCGCTGAGCCGGGACCGCTACGGACTGGGCGCGGACGCCTATGACGCCTTCGTGTCGGTGTACGGCTGGGACGTCAGGGACTGGGAGGGGTGCGCGGTGCTGCGCGGCTCCCGGGAGACGGCGAGCTGCGCCTGGGTCTCCCAGCACGCACCCGGGAACCCGGCGGCCCTGAAGGAATTCCGGCGCCGGATCGCCTCGCTGCGGGAGAAGGACACGGCGGTGCGCTGGTATCCGTTCTGA
- a CDS encoding exonuclease domain-containing protein, which translates to MSWHQELLVSFDLETTGTDVEQDRIVTAALIRLEGDGTVAGRQSWLLDPGVPIPEEAAEIHGISTAYVQTHGRPPAGAIAEITEALTEALRADLPLVVMNARYDLSLLDRECRRHGLLTLTERLGHPPAPVIDPLVLDKHVDRYRKGKRGLQALCWHYGVPLDGAHEAGADAAAAAGVARRIGEEYPAVALPAPRDLHALQEQAAAEQAASFQAYLRRSGNPGAIVEPAWPLIPYQR; encoded by the coding sequence ATGAGCTGGCATCAGGAGCTGTTGGTCAGCTTCGACCTGGAGACCACGGGCACCGACGTCGAGCAGGACCGCATCGTCACGGCCGCGCTGATCCGGCTGGAGGGGGACGGCACGGTGGCCGGGCGGCAGTCCTGGCTGCTCGATCCGGGCGTGCCGATTCCCGAGGAAGCGGCGGAGATTCATGGCATTTCGACCGCTTATGTCCAGACTCATGGCCGTCCGCCCGCCGGTGCGATAGCGGAGATCACCGAGGCGCTGACCGAGGCCCTGCGCGCGGACCTCCCGCTGGTGGTGATGAACGCCCGCTACGACCTCTCGCTCCTCGACCGCGAGTGCCGCCGCCACGGCCTGCTCACCCTGACCGAGCGCCTGGGCCATCCGCCCGCCCCGGTCATCGACCCGCTCGTCCTCGACAAGCACGTGGACCGCTACCGCAAGGGCAAGCGCGGCCTCCAGGCGCTCTGTTGGCACTACGGCGTGCCGCTGGACGGCGCGCACGAGGCGGGCGCCGATGCGGCGGCCGCGGCCGGCGTCGCCCGCCGCATAGGCGAGGAGTACCCGGCCGTCGCCCTGCCCGCACCGCGCGACCTGCACGCCCTCCAGGAGCAGGCTGCGGCGGAGCAGGCCGCCTCGTTCCAGGCGTATCTGCGCCGCTCCGGCAATCCCGGGGCGATAGTCGAGCCGGCCTGGCCGCTGATCCCGTATCAGCGCTGA
- a CDS encoding SAV2148 family HEPN domain-containing protein: MSGGLELPPGDESHEGHEGGSVDAPPGTVSLARPLEIGAELDWGADAWSEVRTRARRAGRAYIWLNLVEQRLRAVVAAVLRPIYEPVHGDEWVIAAAGPAGQEWVQRAVAVREVSRRKGYLLDPADDNIVSFLTLPQLRELMVQHWPCFEPYVDDRREVELVLDELEVARNIVSRNRALSETVLAQAERASARLLDILGSGAGTRISGRLPIDAVEDLVGDRYADVVGVHPDRVRLQRQLPAEDLFGDARRLDAVGIGLNLLVQNYSGRRLVRLAESGCRARLLFLNPASSAVRRREREIGLKKGEMSRSIEMNILHMRRVRARLRDPGAFEIQVFDETPRFTAYLVDGDGPDGIAVVQPYLRKSRGMESPVFVLRGGGREVVRQDVRDGDHGLFEIYREEFESVWADSRPVS, encoded by the coding sequence GTGAGCGGCGGGCTGGAGTTGCCCCCTGGTGACGAGAGTCACGAGGGTCACGAGGGCGGCTCCGTCGATGCGCCGCCCGGCACGGTGTCCCTGGCCCGACCGCTGGAGATCGGCGCCGAACTGGACTGGGGCGCCGACGCCTGGAGCGAGGTGCGCACCCGGGCCCGCCGGGCCGGACGCGCCTATATCTGGCTGAATCTCGTCGAGCAGCGCCTACGGGCCGTCGTCGCGGCCGTCCTGCGCCCCATCTACGAGCCGGTGCACGGCGACGAGTGGGTCATCGCGGCCGCCGGGCCGGCGGGCCAGGAGTGGGTCCAGCGGGCCGTCGCGGTCCGCGAGGTCAGCCGCCGCAAGGGCTATCTCCTCGACCCCGCCGACGACAACATCGTCAGCTTCCTGACGCTGCCGCAGTTGCGCGAGCTGATGGTCCAGCACTGGCCGTGCTTCGAGCCCTACGTGGACGACCGCCGCGAGGTCGAGCTGGTCCTCGACGAGTTGGAGGTCGCCCGCAACATCGTCTCCCGGAACCGCGCGCTGTCCGAGACCGTCCTGGCCCAGGCCGAACGGGCCTCCGCCCGGCTCCTGGACATCCTCGGCTCCGGGGCCGGCACCCGTATTTCCGGGCGGTTGCCGATCGACGCCGTCGAGGACCTCGTCGGCGACCGCTATGCCGACGTCGTCGGGGTGCACCCCGACCGGGTCCGGTTGCAGCGCCAGTTGCCCGCCGAGGACCTCTTCGGCGACGCCCGCCGCCTCGACGCGGTGGGCATAGGACTCAACCTCCTGGTGCAGAACTACTCCGGCCGCCGCCTGGTGCGGCTCGCCGAATCCGGCTGCCGGGCCCGTCTTCTCTTCCTCAACCCGGCCAGCAGCGCGGTCCGCCGCCGGGAGCGGGAAATCGGCCTCAAAAAGGGCGAGATGAGCCGCTCCATCGAGATGAACATCCTGCACATGCGGCGGGTCCGGGCTCGGCTGCGGGACCCCGGCGCCTTCGAGATCCAGGTCTTCGACGAGACGCCGCGCTTCACCGCGTATCTGGTCGACGGCGACGGACCGGACGGGATAGCCGTGGTCCAGCCCTACCTCCGCAAGAGCCGTGGCATGGAGTCGCCGGTGTTCGTGCTGCGCGGCGGCGGCCGCGAGGTGGTCCGGCAGGACGTCCGCGACGGTGATCACGGGCTCTTCGAGATCTACCGCGAGGAGTTCGAGAGCGTCTGGGCCGACTCCCGACCGGTTTCCTGA